The Haloarcula sp. DT43 genome includes a region encoding these proteins:
- the ptsP gene encoding phosphoenolpyruvate--protein phosphotransferase, whose translation MAERTLDGTGATPRSGVGSVVWYGRDISLPDLEGEVDPDAEAERFADAVETARDELEAEREATAERVGEDEAAVFDAHIQFLEDPTIEDAVETSIGDGADAANAVDAAFGEHIEQFEGMDGRMAERADDLRDVRDRLLRLLTDGERVDLGDLPEGSVVLAERLTPSDTAQLDPERVAGFATVTGGRTSHAAIFARSLALPAVVGVGDALETVTDGDEVVVDGDSGQVLVGPDDAEREAAATGAGAAIVERSVETTDGRHVEVAANVGRPAELDPAAERGADGVGLYRTEFLFLDREASPSEDEQYEAVREALDTFPDGRVVVRTLDIGGDKRIPYLDLPEEENPFLGERGIRRSLAPDSDLFATQLRALLRAGADGAGDLAIMFPLVATVEELDAALDALDAAAADLDDRDAAAADPEVGVMIETPSAVFMADELAARVDFLSIGTNDLTQYVMAADRENERVGDLHDPTHPGVLRAIHRTVRAAHAEDAWVGMCGEMAGDPDLTELLVGLGLDELSMSAVTIPEVKTAVSDTEYSTASERADRARLAATRSEVHLTLDS comes from the coding sequence ATGGCTGAACGCACGCTCGACGGGACCGGCGCGACGCCGCGCTCCGGCGTCGGGTCGGTCGTCTGGTACGGCCGGGACATCTCGCTTCCGGACCTCGAGGGCGAGGTCGACCCCGACGCGGAGGCCGAGCGGTTCGCCGACGCCGTCGAAACCGCACGCGACGAACTGGAGGCAGAGCGCGAGGCGACTGCCGAGCGCGTCGGCGAAGACGAGGCCGCGGTGTTCGACGCGCACATCCAGTTCCTCGAGGACCCGACCATCGAGGACGCCGTCGAGACGAGCATCGGCGACGGAGCGGACGCGGCCAACGCCGTCGACGCCGCGTTCGGCGAGCACATCGAGCAGTTCGAGGGGATGGACGGCCGGATGGCCGAGCGCGCCGACGACCTCCGCGACGTGCGCGACCGGCTCCTCCGCTTGCTGACCGACGGTGAGCGGGTCGACCTCGGCGACCTGCCCGAGGGCAGCGTCGTCCTCGCTGAGCGGCTGACCCCCAGCGACACGGCACAGCTCGACCCCGAGCGCGTCGCCGGCTTCGCCACGGTCACCGGTGGTCGGACCTCCCACGCGGCGATTTTCGCCCGCTCGCTCGCTCTGCCGGCCGTCGTCGGCGTCGGCGACGCGCTGGAGACCGTCACGGACGGCGACGAGGTCGTCGTCGACGGTGACAGCGGCCAGGTGCTGGTCGGCCCCGACGACGCCGAGCGGGAGGCCGCAGCGACCGGGGCCGGTGCGGCTATCGTCGAGAGGTCCGTCGAGACCACCGACGGGCGACACGTCGAAGTCGCGGCGAACGTCGGCCGGCCGGCCGAACTGGACCCCGCGGCGGAACGGGGTGCCGATGGCGTCGGCCTCTACCGGACCGAGTTCCTCTTTCTCGACCGCGAGGCCTCGCCCTCGGAGGACGAGCAGTACGAGGCCGTCCGCGAGGCGCTCGATACCTTCCCCGACGGGCGCGTCGTCGTCCGGACGCTGGACATTGGCGGCGACAAGCGGATTCCCTATCTCGACCTGCCCGAGGAGGAGAACCCCTTCCTCGGCGAGCGCGGCATCCGCCGCTCGCTCGCCCCCGATTCTGACCTGTTCGCCACGCAGCTCCGCGCGCTCCTGCGTGCCGGTGCGGACGGGGCCGGCGACCTCGCCATCATGTTCCCGCTGGTCGCCACGGTCGAGGAACTCGACGCCGCGCTCGACGCGCTGGACGCGGCGGCGGCCGACCTCGACGACCGGGACGCCGCGGCCGCCGACCCCGAGGTCGGCGTCATGATAGAGACGCCGAGCGCCGTCTTCATGGCCGATGAACTCGCTGCCCGCGTCGACTTCCTCTCTATCGGGACTAACGACCTCACGCAGTACGTCATGGCTGCCGACCGCGAGAACGAGCGCGTCGGCGACCTGCACGACCCGACCCACCCGGGCGTCCTCCGTGCCATCCACCGGACGGTACGGGCGGCCCACGCCGAAGACGCCTGGGTCGGGATGTGCGGCGAGATGGCCGGGGACCCCGACCTGACGGAACTGCTGGTCGGGCTCGGCCTCGACGAACTCAGCATGAGCGCCGTGACGATTCCGGAGGTCAAAACGGCCGTCAGCGACACCGAGTACAGCACCGCGAGCGAGCGCGCGGACCGCGCCCGACTCGCCGCAACGCGCAGTGAAGTCCACCTCACACTAGATTCATGA
- a CDS encoding PTS fructose transporter subunit IIB, which translates to MKLVAVTSCPTGIAHSQMAAENLEQTAEELGHDISVEVQGAMGAENELSEADIDAADAAIIASDTSVSQDRFEGVPLIDGTVKDAVNDAEGMIADALEAADGDAPTAEPEADSSETTAGADQQRRRGGDRSKSLVARLKRLFS; encoded by the coding sequence ATGAAACTCGTCGCAGTCACGTCCTGCCCGACCGGCATCGCACACAGCCAGATGGCAGCCGAGAACCTCGAACAGACAGCGGAAGAACTGGGCCACGACATCTCCGTGGAGGTCCAGGGCGCGATGGGCGCGGAGAACGAACTCTCCGAGGCGGACATCGACGCGGCCGACGCCGCTATCATCGCCTCGGACACGTCGGTCAGCCAGGACCGGTTCGAGGGCGTCCCGCTCATCGACGGCACCGTCAAAGACGCCGTCAACGACGCCGAAGGGATGATTGCCGACGCCCTCGAGGCCGCCGACGGCGACGCCCCGACGGCCGAACCCGAGGCTGACAGCTCCGAAACCACGGCTGGGGCGGACCAGCAGCGCCGTCGCGGCGGCGACCGCTCGAAGAGCCTCGTCGCGCGTCTGAAGCGACTGTTCAGTTGA
- a CDS encoding heparinase II/III family protein produces the protein MTEPTRMLPAGARLYGHTLTRLEPAQVLGMAERTARNTGLARLPVDFDGRYDDAVPERLLVATGPLEADLDVLRGELSDSTVQSFQRRSRRAADGEVTFLNGTVQFDSPAHPDWYDHGANGYPLLWSLKLYAFEPLRWAMLGYKDPRAAPEEVVEVFDQWVREWTESVDIGRPGYLRNAWTPWAVSLRLQTLARYLAWRTGGTHDGVPEGLTEALAGEIYRNALFLANHVEGDVGGNHLVENGLALLMAGLLFPDTDESWFSTGRSILGRTGARQFLPDGGHYERSPMYHAIVTTRYVTACSLLAASDRTAPTWLTAMTKQAVAYLRYISPPDGRLPLYNDAVFGQSLPLADCLGYAGAVGFTDDDRPVPSHSSMGGETGYYWLDTDHGRLLVDGGPVGPSHLPGHSHNDMLSVLLWVGDQRVLTDTGVYDYADNERRQYARSVAGHNTVQVGETEPIEIGGKYLMGARTEPTADYEGADPALFRGDYETAAAAPASYRHGRTVLASDDWWLVRDELRGPDTETEPSVSRLHFHPEVAITVEDSGTVRATRGEDGPTLLGVHPLGTSDVRTTTTEYFPEFGVAEERQTLELKVGPESGPTAFGYLLAPAADGAPGRSAEDR, from the coding sequence ATGACTGAGCCGACGCGAATGCTTCCGGCGGGCGCCAGGCTGTACGGGCACACGCTCACGCGGTTGGAGCCGGCCCAGGTTCTCGGGATGGCCGAACGGACGGCCCGTAACACCGGGCTCGCCCGGCTCCCGGTCGACTTCGACGGGCGGTACGACGACGCGGTTCCCGAGCGGCTCTTGGTCGCGACGGGCCCGCTCGAAGCGGACCTCGACGTGCTTCGGGGGGAACTCTCCGACTCGACCGTCCAGTCGTTCCAGCGGCGGAGCCGACGGGCGGCCGACGGCGAGGTGACGTTCCTCAACGGGACGGTCCAGTTCGATTCGCCGGCCCACCCGGACTGGTACGACCACGGGGCCAACGGCTATCCGCTGCTCTGGTCGCTGAAACTGTACGCGTTCGAACCGCTCCGGTGGGCGATGCTGGGGTACAAAGACCCACGGGCAGCCCCCGAGGAGGTCGTCGAGGTGTTCGACCAGTGGGTCCGGGAGTGGACCGAGAGCGTCGATATCGGTCGGCCTGGCTACCTTCGCAACGCCTGGACACCATGGGCGGTGTCGCTCCGGTTGCAGACGCTGGCGCGGTATCTGGCGTGGCGAACCGGGGGCACACACGACGGCGTTCCCGAGGGTCTTACCGAGGCGCTCGCCGGGGAGATATACCGGAACGCCCTCTTCCTCGCCAACCATGTGGAGGGCGACGTCGGCGGGAACCACCTCGTCGAGAACGGGCTCGCACTGCTCATGGCCGGGTTGCTGTTCCCGGACACCGACGAATCCTGGTTTTCCACGGGACGCTCGATTCTCGGCCGCACCGGAGCCAGGCAGTTCCTCCCCGACGGCGGCCACTACGAGCGGTCGCCGATGTACCACGCGATTGTGACGACGCGGTACGTGACGGCGTGTTCGCTACTGGCGGCCAGCGATCGGACGGCCCCGACCTGGCTGACGGCGATGACGAAACAGGCCGTGGCGTACCTGCGATACATCTCGCCGCCGGACGGCCGGCTCCCGCTGTACAACGACGCCGTGTTCGGGCAGTCGCTCCCGCTGGCGGACTGCCTGGGATACGCCGGAGCCGTCGGATTCACCGACGACGACCGGCCGGTCCCGTCACACAGTTCGATGGGTGGCGAGACGGGGTACTACTGGCTCGACACCGACCACGGTCGACTCTTGGTAGACGGCGGCCCGGTGGGACCGTCCCACCTGCCCGGGCACTCCCACAACGACATGCTGAGCGTCCTGCTCTGGGTCGGCGACCAGCGCGTGCTCACGGACACCGGCGTGTACGATTACGCCGACAACGAGCGGCGGCAGTACGCCAGGAGCGTCGCCGGCCACAACACCGTCCAGGTCGGCGAGACGGAGCCCATCGAAATCGGCGGGAAGTACCTGATGGGGGCGCGGACGGAACCGACGGCCGACTACGAGGGGGCGGACCCGGCCCTTTTCAGGGGGGACTACGAGACAGCCGCCGCCGCACCGGCGTCGTATCGGCACGGCAGGACGGTGCTCGCCAGCGACGACTGGTGGCTAGTCCGGGACGAACTCCGGGGGCCCGACACGGAGACCGAGCCCAGCGTCTCCCGACTCCACTTCCATCCGGAGGTCGCCATCACTGTCGAGGACTCGGGGACGGTGCGGGCGACCCGCGGTGAGGACGGCCCGACCCTGCTCGGCGTCCATCCGCTCGGCACCAGCGACGTTCGGACGACGACGACCGAGTACTTCCCCGAGTTCGGCGTCGCCGAGGAGCGGCAGACGCTAGAATTGAAAGTCGGTCCGGAGTCGGGACCGACGGCCTTCGGCTACCTCCTCGCCCCGGCGGCCGATGGCGCGCCCGGCCGCTCGGCCGAGGACCGGTAA
- a CDS encoding glycosyltransferase family 4 protein: protein MTTDCVIVSQRYPPEKGGNASRIHDTAVNLDDDIGATVLAPSPCYPPGNFERTWERKRTEHDDGVVVHRLWTWQPQTENPSLLRRLPYYLFFALHAVLWLVVNYRQYDVVMTSTPPITTGIPGLVAVAIGKPWVVDVRDLWIENSIALGYIAADSPLVKAGRAFQSVALHAADRITVTTETLGDAVADAYGGELRDRVRVIPNGVDTDRFTPEARDSDADDRIVYTGNIGSAQALEPCIRAMQHVSSEDAELRLVGDGDEVSRLETVTERLDLEDSVEFVGLVDRERVPEILNDATVGLAPIKDSPELDYAMPTKLYEYLACSLPVVVTGRGEIERFVTETEAGIHTEADPKHIAAAIDTLLENPGQRTSMGRDGHRLVSGEYDRGVIADQLGKELRALTASERQTPRATPSPDDD, encoded by the coding sequence ATGACGACTGACTGCGTCATCGTCTCCCAGCGGTACCCGCCCGAAAAAGGGGGTAACGCGTCGAGAATCCACGACACGGCCGTCAACCTCGACGACGACATCGGCGCGACAGTCCTGGCACCGTCCCCGTGTTATCCGCCGGGGAACTTCGAGCGGACGTGGGAGCGCAAGCGGACGGAGCACGACGACGGAGTGGTGGTCCATCGCCTGTGGACGTGGCAACCACAGACGGAGAACCCCTCGCTGCTCCGGCGACTGCCGTACTACCTCTTCTTTGCCCTTCACGCGGTGCTCTGGCTGGTCGTGAACTACCGGCAGTACGACGTCGTCATGACCTCGACCCCGCCGATTACCACGGGGATTCCAGGGCTCGTGGCCGTCGCCATCGGGAAGCCGTGGGTCGTCGACGTACGCGACCTGTGGATCGAGAACTCGATTGCCCTGGGATATATCGCAGCGGACAGCCCGCTGGTGAAAGCCGGACGTGCGTTCCAGTCGGTCGCGTTACACGCCGCCGACCGGATTACCGTGACGACGGAGACGCTCGGCGACGCCGTCGCCGACGCGTACGGCGGCGAACTCCGTGACCGGGTGCGTGTTATCCCTAACGGCGTCGACACCGACCGGTTCACGCCGGAAGCCAGGGATAGCGACGCGGACGACCGAATCGTGTACACGGGGAACATCGGGAGCGCCCAGGCACTCGAACCGTGCATCCGGGCGATGCAACACGTGTCGAGCGAGGACGCCGAGCTCCGGCTGGTCGGCGACGGGGACGAGGTGTCCCGACTCGAAACGGTGACGGAGCGACTCGACCTCGAAGACAGCGTCGAGTTCGTCGGACTGGTCGACCGCGAGCGGGTCCCGGAGATTCTCAACGACGCGACCGTCGGCCTGGCACCGATAAAGGACAGTCCGGAACTCGACTACGCGATGCCCACGAAACTCTACGAGTACCTCGCGTGCTCGTTGCCGGTTGTGGTCACCGGGCGCGGAGAAATCGAACGGTTCGTCACCGAAACCGAGGCGGGCATACACACAGAGGCCGACCCGAAGCACATCGCGGCGGCAATCGACACCCTCCTCGAAAACCCCGGGCAGCGTACGTCGATGGGTCGGGACGGACACCGTCTCGTGTCCGGGGAATACGACCGCGGGGTCATCGCGGACCAACTGGGCAAAGAACTCCGGGCGCTGACGGCGAGCGAGCGGCAGACACCACGCGCGACCCCGAGTCCCGACGATGACTGA
- a CDS encoding chitin-binding protein, giving the protein MTAGSGVLSRRKLIALAGGTAAAVSGALYGWLPGVDTGGGDPANGTAGSAGASGRPTATPTGPTEEPDVPRDAESIGDYGSEPNPDDPSLAAARRNLDAILAAVEAAGEGGTIYVPEGEYYFGSEDSGFSPYVEFGKTGPPGVSIIGAGADKSTLAITRHAAADTRPNQSAFIWYDGYEHGSVEIKDVKLDGNYENVTGLAENGGGSWGLQMSTAGNFHLERAWIRGWHLAGVRGRAVLRSVRNCTFQDNGIGRHNETDGRSNSHHISVRPQAGDELVIENSCFLDCAGNALNIRFGDGVTRMHNCYVRGTGSGLCKMSAGRVVELKNIYHRANTPSLERKVDERDIGPDFHGRFFINNLGNRGTTPTTVIMENVLSRDMADYAFQAQSEIGDGPMNVIWNGDMIEIYNTNRARDDAVIRDHGDGRFSDIDISRLSVHNSNAEVFMLDDSQGTIETFSYSNTDGLGDAGDVSINVSSLSQEWFRPTVPTIDEVGVAPLVPGED; this is encoded by the coding sequence ATGACCGCTGGCTCTGGGGTGCTCAGCCGTCGGAAACTCATCGCTCTCGCCGGCGGTACCGCGGCCGCCGTCTCGGGCGCACTCTACGGGTGGCTTCCGGGTGTCGACACCGGTGGTGGCGACCCCGCCAACGGGACCGCCGGGTCGGCAGGGGCATCGGGCCGACCGACCGCGACGCCCACGGGACCCACCGAAGAACCCGACGTGCCGCGGGACGCCGAGAGCATCGGTGACTACGGCTCGGAGCCGAACCCGGACGACCCCAGTCTGGCCGCGGCGAGGCGAAACCTCGACGCCATCCTCGCAGCTGTCGAGGCCGCCGGCGAGGGCGGAACGATATACGTCCCGGAAGGCGAGTACTACTTCGGCAGCGAGGATTCGGGCTTCAGTCCGTACGTGGAGTTCGGGAAGACCGGGCCACCGGGCGTCTCGATTATCGGCGCAGGAGCCGACAAATCGACCCTGGCGATTACCAGGCACGCCGCTGCCGACACCCGTCCGAACCAGAGCGCGTTCATCTGGTACGACGGGTACGAACACGGCTCCGTCGAAATAAAGGACGTCAAACTGGACGGCAACTACGAGAACGTCACCGGGCTCGCCGAGAACGGCGGCGGGTCCTGGGGGCTGCAGATGTCGACGGCCGGCAACTTCCATCTCGAACGCGCGTGGATACGGGGCTGGCACCTGGCGGGCGTTCGCGGCCGTGCCGTCCTCAGGTCGGTCAGAAACTGCACGTTCCAAGACAACGGCATCGGGCGACACAACGAGACCGACGGACGGTCGAACTCCCACCACATCTCCGTCCGACCGCAAGCGGGCGACGAACTCGTAATCGAGAACAGCTGTTTTCTCGACTGTGCAGGGAACGCACTCAACATCCGCTTTGGCGACGGGGTCACCCGGATGCACAACTGCTACGTCCGCGGTACGGGGTCCGGACTGTGCAAGATGTCTGCCGGGAGGGTCGTCGAACTGAAGAACATCTACCACAGGGCGAACACCCCTTCGCTCGAACGGAAGGTCGACGAACGGGACATCGGGCCCGACTTCCACGGTCGATTCTTCATCAACAACCTCGGAAATCGGGGGACGACCCCGACCACCGTGATTATGGAGAACGTCCTCTCCAGGGACATGGCCGACTACGCGTTCCAGGCACAGAGCGAAATCGGCGACGGGCCGATGAACGTAATATGGAACGGGGATATGATAGAGATATATAACACCAACCGCGCCCGCGACGACGCAGTCATCCGAGACCACGGCGACGGGCGGTTCTCGGACATCGACATCTCCCGGCTGTCAGTACACAACTCGAACGCGGAGGTGTTCATGCTTGATGACTCCCAGGGCACCATAGAGACGTTCAGCTACTCCAATACGGACGGGCTCGGCGACGCGGGAGACGTCTCTATCAACGTGAGCTCCCTCAGTCAGGAGTGGTTCCGTCCGACGGTCCCCACTATCGACGAGGTCGGTGTGGCCCCCCTCGTCCCGGGCGAGGACTGA
- a CDS encoding Ig-like domain-containing protein, translating into MTRPAYVPDSAEDITDHGIGSDHNPSDPGLAAAREVLNAIHSAMEAAGPNGSIFVPAGTYYFGSEDVYSLVKMGSGQPRGISVYGEGPDASTLAVTEHMDPAAISNQTAFIYDGDADHGEVEVRGLTLDVNAPNLGNLDRYNGGADGFSLAGRSLSFSLYNVRITDTYTRGIRCRQYLSSARYCTLERIGIEYHKDSGSNTHPFDSLQTPRGNTTVIENCKIKNCPGSAINIRYNDGTYRIRNVYAAGTGSQFLKLSAGESVTLRRINHTAYTSELESLLPDEPNDGFLGRHFIQSLGDRGDTNVTLDMEDVSTKNHTSYAFQVRDTVGGPSDLTWVGDRIAFAGSNMYKDDEVIRDRQGVAFRNVDVGEMSVHDTDAKVFETEDSDGSIATLSTGNVGGLGNTGGIDIGDHLSGGDPLNVDVPAESEVGAKTRDSTEEETTRTATEEVAQTSLPDWTPRWDGDPSNWSVVSGDSNTGDAYVKFDASSADSHAMSWDDVGEHADAEVLGLVRVGATDTGSDGWGRLIGRGGVDASGNMVGYSTWFVRHEGDIKLRVEKDFGGSQTTLGETVAATNPLEEWSYLRLRIEGTSVKAKNWRYGSREPDTWDIEVTDGDVTGPGWTGVGSWSGDVQLLDFFSVGTNGEPARLDDARPEITWRQPLADETVEGTVTLQMSATDAEDSPGTPSVEYRIDGDAWAKASYNSNTGYYEAAWDTSALSDGTHTLDARVTDSAGNTDSSSITVTTDNSGTGPAVDNLSVSEVETDTANAAFAVDWGVSDPDGDLSTVDVGLYDETDNEQEDAASVDVSGSSATGTTELAASGDAGSGNEYNVVVTATDTSGNGTSATATTSAAADAAKPKIGRFSVSESQQGDGRADITVVWDVYSSDSDLQSVTIDVADSNATVESVQWDVGGNTASDIDMFSIDQVSESNYDVGLTVVDSNGESVSTTKSVSV; encoded by the coding sequence ATGACGAGACCAGCCTACGTACCCGACAGCGCCGAGGACATCACCGACCACGGGATAGGGAGCGACCACAACCCCAGCGACCCGGGCCTCGCGGCCGCACGGGAGGTGCTGAACGCGATTCACAGCGCGATGGAAGCCGCCGGGCCGAACGGGTCGATATTCGTTCCGGCAGGCACCTACTACTTCGGCAGTGAGGACGTCTACAGCCTCGTAAAGATGGGGAGCGGCCAGCCGCGAGGCATCTCGGTGTACGGCGAGGGACCCGACGCATCCACGCTCGCGGTGACCGAACACATGGACCCCGCGGCTATCTCGAACCAGACGGCCTTCATCTACGACGGGGACGCCGACCACGGCGAGGTCGAAGTCCGCGGGCTCACGCTGGACGTGAACGCTCCGAACCTGGGCAATCTCGACCGGTACAACGGCGGCGCGGACGGGTTCTCCCTTGCTGGCCGATCCCTGTCGTTCTCGCTGTACAACGTACGGATTACCGACACGTACACGCGCGGCATCAGGTGTCGACAGTACCTCTCGTCCGCCCGATACTGTACGCTCGAGCGAATCGGCATCGAGTACCACAAGGACAGTGGGTCGAACACCCACCCGTTCGACTCGCTCCAGACGCCGAGGGGCAACACCACCGTCATCGAGAACTGCAAGATAAAGAACTGTCCGGGGAGCGCGATAAACATCCGCTATAACGACGGTACCTACCGGATTAGAAACGTGTACGCCGCCGGGACGGGCAGTCAGTTCCTCAAACTCTCCGCCGGGGAGTCGGTCACGCTCCGCCGTATCAACCACACGGCGTACACGTCGGAACTGGAATCGCTGCTCCCGGACGAGCCGAACGACGGGTTCCTCGGCCGTCACTTCATCCAGAGCCTGGGTGACCGCGGCGACACCAACGTGACGCTGGACATGGAAGACGTATCGACGAAGAACCACACGTCCTACGCGTTCCAGGTGCGCGACACGGTCGGCGGCCCGTCGGACCTCACCTGGGTCGGCGACCGAATCGCGTTCGCCGGCTCGAACATGTACAAAGACGACGAAGTCATCCGCGACCGACAGGGCGTCGCGTTCAGGAACGTCGACGTGGGCGAGATGTCGGTCCACGACACCGACGCGAAGGTGTTCGAGACCGAGGATTCCGACGGGTCCATCGCCACGCTCTCGACGGGCAACGTCGGCGGCCTCGGAAACACGGGCGGCATCGACATCGGCGACCATCTGTCGGGCGGGGACCCGCTGAACGTGGACGTTCCGGCCGAAAGCGAGGTCGGGGCGAAGACGCGGGACAGCACAGAGGAAGAGACGACCCGAACCGCGACAGAAGAGGTGGCACAGACCAGCCTCCCGGACTGGACGCCCCGGTGGGACGGCGACCCGTCGAACTGGTCGGTCGTTTCGGGCGATTCCAACACCGGCGACGCGTACGTCAAGTTCGACGCTAGCTCGGCCGACTCACACGCCATGTCTTGGGACGACGTCGGCGAGCACGCCGACGCCGAGGTGCTCGGACTGGTCCGCGTCGGCGCGACGGACACCGGCAGTGACGGCTGGGGCCGCCTTATCGGGCGCGGCGGCGTCGACGCCAGCGGGAACATGGTCGGCTATTCGACGTGGTTCGTTCGACACGAGGGCGACATCAAGCTCCGCGTCGAGAAGGACTTCGGCGGGTCACAGACCACGCTCGGTGAAACCGTGGCCGCCACCAACCCCCTCGAAGAGTGGAGCTACCTCCGCCTGCGCATCGAGGGCACGTCCGTGAAAGCGAAGAACTGGCGCTACGGCTCCAGAGAGCCCGACACGTGGGATATCGAGGTAACGGACGGCGACGTCACCGGCCCCGGGTGGACCGGAGTCGGTTCCTGGTCGGGCGACGTGCAACTGCTCGACTTCTTCAGCGTCGGGACGAACGGCGAACCGGCGCGGCTCGACGACGCCAGACCCGAGATAACGTGGCGACAACCGCTCGCGGATGAGACGGTCGAGGGGACGGTCACACTGCAGATGAGTGCGACCGACGCCGAAGATTCCCCCGGCACCCCGTCCGTCGAGTACCGCATCGACGGGGACGCTTGGGCGAAGGCCTCGTACAACTCGAACACGGGGTACTACGAGGCCGCCTGGGACACCTCCGCGCTGTCGGACGGCACCCACACGCTCGATGCCAGAGTGACCGACTCGGCCGGGAACACGGACTCGAGCAGCATCACGGTCACCACTGACAACAGCGGGACCGGCCCCGCCGTCGACAATCTCTCCGTTTCCGAGGTCGAGACCGACACCGCGAACGCTGCCTTCGCGGTCGACTGGGGCGTCAGCGACCCGGATGGGGACCTCTCGACCGTCGACGTGGGTCTGTACGACGAAACCGACAACGAGCAGGAGGACGCGGCCAGCGTCGACGTCTCCGGGAGTTCGGCGACCGGCACGACCGAGCTGGCGGCGAGTGGCGACGCCGGCTCCGGGAACGAGTACAACGTCGTGGTGACCGCGACCGATACCAGCGGGAACGGCACGTCCGCGACTGCGACGACGTCCGCCGCGGCAGACGCTGCGAAACCGAAAATCGGCCGGTTCAGCGTCTCCGAGTCCCAGCAGGGCGACGGCAGAGCCGACATCACTGTCGTGTGGGACGTGTACAGCAGCGACAGCGACCTCCAGTCGGTTACCATCGACGTCGCCGACTCGAACGCCACGGTGGAGAGCGTCCAGTGGGACGTCGGCGGGAACACGGCTTCGGACATCGACATGTTCAGCATCGACCAAGTGAGCGAGAGCAACTACGACGTCGGACTCACGGTCGTCGACAGTAACGGGGAATCCGTCTCCACGACCAAGTCCGTGAGCGTCTGA
- a CDS encoding alkaline phosphatase family protein: MKTNIREWLRTLTGGQVDGGETGLRYFLGGAYNGVYFSLTTQRPLGTNVYDREWDLLIVLDACRVDALREVAPEFKFIDRVDSVWSTGSSSHEWLCKTFTEEHAEEIAETVYLSTNPHTQPTFEDGKRPPRKYITPVTWADWDVVDGSQFKLLKQFSRHHRYEDHFDTIPPNVVTDQAISAGRSLDFERMILHYYQPHRPHVAAAYREQRDITAAEDHPWEAIQRGEISKEDAWENYLDNLRLVLGSIRRLLDNVDAERVAITADHGELFGEMKQYGHPEGIPHPHLKKVPWALTSATDHETSTPREDVTAQAEPSKADVEDRLEHLGYI; the protein is encoded by the coding sequence GTGAAGACGAACATACGCGAGTGGCTGCGAACTCTGACGGGAGGCCAGGTCGACGGGGGCGAGACGGGGCTCCGATATTTTCTAGGTGGCGCTTACAACGGTGTTTATTTCTCGCTGACGACGCAGCGCCCGCTCGGCACGAACGTCTACGACAGGGAGTGGGATTTGCTCATCGTGCTGGACGCCTGCCGGGTAGACGCGCTGCGGGAGGTCGCGCCCGAGTTCAAGTTTATCGACAGGGTCGACAGCGTCTGGTCCACGGGGAGTTCGTCACACGAGTGGCTGTGTAAGACGTTTACCGAGGAGCACGCCGAGGAGATAGCGGAGACGGTGTACCTCTCTACGAACCCGCACACACAACCGACGTTCGAGGACGGCAAGCGGCCACCGCGGAAGTACATCACGCCGGTCACGTGGGCGGACTGGGACGTGGTCGACGGGAGTCAGTTCAAGCTCCTGAAGCAGTTCTCGCGCCACCACCGGTACGAGGACCACTTCGACACCATCCCGCCGAACGTCGTGACCGACCAGGCGATTTCGGCCGGACGGAGCCTCGACTTCGAGCGAATGATACTCCACTACTATCAGCCACATCGTCCGCACGTGGCGGCTGCGTACAGGGAGCAGCGCGACATCACGGCTGCCGAGGACCACCCATGGGAGGCCATCCAGCGCGGGGAGATATCCAAAGAGGACGCCTGGGAGAACTACCTCGACAATCTCCGACTGGTTCTCGGTTCGATACGCCGACTGCTCGACAACGTAGACGCGGAGCGGGTCGCCATCACCGCCGACCACGGCGAACTGTTCGGAGAGATGAAGCAGTACGGCCATCCCGAGGGGATACCACACCCCCATCTCAAGAAGGTCCCGTGGGCCCTTACCTCCGCCACGGACCACGAAACGAGCACGCCACGCGAAGACGTCACGGCGCAGGCGGAGCCGTCGAAGGCGGACGTCGAGGACCGCCTGGAGCATCTCGGCTACATATAA